The following coding sequences are from one Ammoniphilus sp. CFH 90114 window:
- the tadA gene encoding tRNA adenosine(34) deaminase TadA, giving the protein MIPDDEQYMLLALEEARKAAELGEVPIGAVIVRKGEVIGRGYNLRESTKDPTAHAEMIAIKEASEILGGWRLLDSTLYVTLEPCPMCAGAIVQSRIERVVYGVSDPKAGCAGTLMNLLQEERFNHQVEVDSGILQESCSHVLKDFFRELRNKKKAVRKELET; this is encoded by the coding sequence ATGATTCCTGATGATGAGCAATATATGTTGTTAGCCTTAGAGGAAGCGAGAAAAGCAGCGGAGTTGGGGGAGGTTCCGATAGGGGCGGTGATCGTTCGTAAAGGGGAGGTGATAGGAAGAGGGTATAATCTTCGAGAATCTACAAAGGATCCTACGGCCCATGCAGAGATGATTGCTATTAAAGAAGCAAGTGAAATATTAGGGGGTTGGCGTCTTTTAGATAGTACTCTTTATGTAACCTTAGAGCCTTGTCCCATGTGTGCGGGAGCGATAGTTCAATCGAGGATTGAACGAGTCGTTTATGGAGTGTCGGATCCTAAGGCCGGTTGCGCAGGGACCTTGATGAACCTTTTGCAAGAAGAACGATTTAACCATCAAGTGGAGGTAGACTCCGGTATCCTTCAGGAATCTTGTTCGCATGTGTTAAAGGACTTCTTCCGCGAATTAAGAAATAAAAAGAAGGCAGTAAGGAAGGAATTAGAGACTTGA